One segment of Dama dama isolate Ldn47 chromosome 15, ASM3311817v1, whole genome shotgun sequence DNA contains the following:
- the EGR2 gene encoding E3 SUMO-protein ligase EGR2: MMTAKAVDKIPVTLSGFVHQLSDNIYPVEDLAPTSVTIFPNAELGGPFDQMNGVAGDGMINIDMTGEKRSLDLPYPSSFAPVSAPRNQTFTYMGKFSIDPQYPGAGCYPEGIINIVSAGILQGVTSPASTTASSSVTSASPNPLATGPLGVCTMSQTQPDLDHLYTPPPPPPPYAGCGGDLYQDPSAFLSAATTSTSSSLAYPPPPSYPSPKPATDPSLFPMIPDYPGFFPSQCQRDLHGTAGPDRKPFPCPLDSLRVPPPLTPLSTIRNFTLGGPSAGATGPGAGGGSEGPRLPGTGSAAAAAAAYNPHHLPLRPILRPRKYPNRPSKTPVHERPYPCPAEGCDRRFSRSDELTRHIRIHTGHKPFQCRICMRNFSRSDHLTTHIRTHTGEKPFACDYCGRKFARSDERKRHTKIHLRQKERKSSAPSSAGPAASSASCSGGAQAGGTLCSGSSSTIGGGSLGPCSSRTRTP, encoded by the exons ATGATGACCGCCAAGGCCGTAGACAAAATCCCAGTAACTCTCAGTGGTTTTGTGCACCAGCTGTCTGACAACATCTACCCGGTGGAGGACCTCGCCCCCACGTCGGTGACCATTTTCCCCAATGCCGAACTGGGAGGCCCCTTTGACCAGATGAACGGAGTGGCCGGAG ATGGCATGATCAACATTGACATGACTGGAGAGAAGAGGTCCTTGGATCTTCCGTATCCCAGCAGCTTTGCTCCGGTCTCTGCACCCCGAAACCAGACCTTCACTTACATGGGCAAGTTCTCCATTGACCCCCAGTACCCTGGTGCCGGCTGCTACCCAGAAGGTATCATCAACATTGTGAGTGCAGGCATCCTGCAGGGGGTCACCTCCCCAGCTTCCACCACAGCCTCCTCCAGCGTCACCTCTGCCTCCCCCAACCCACTGGCCACTGGACCCTTGGGTGTGTGCACCATGTCCCAGACCCAGCCTGACCTGGACCACCTCTAcactccgccgccgccgcctcctccttACGCGGGCTGTGGAGGCGACCTCTACCAGGACCCCTCTGCGTTCCTATCAGCggccaccacctccacctcctcctctctgGCCTACCCACCGCCTCCTTCCTATCCGTCCCCCAAGCCAGCCACGGACCCAAGTCTCTTCCCCATGATCCCAGACTATCCTGGATTTTTCCCGTCACAGTGCCAGAGAGACCTACACGGTACAGCTGGCCCAGACCGCAAGCCCTTTCCCTGCCCCCTGGACTCCCTGCGAGTCCCCCCTCCACTCACTCCGCTCTCCACCATCCGCAACTTTACCCTGGGAGGGCCCAGTGCTGGGGCCACAGGGCCGGGGGCCGGCGGAGGCAGCGAGGGACCCCGGCTACCTGGCACTGGCTCGGCAGCGGCTGCTGCGGCCGCCTACAACCCACACCATCTGCCACTGCGGCCCATTCTGAGGCCTCGAAAGTACCCTAACAGGCCGAGCAAGACCCCAGTGCACGAGAGGCCCTACCCGTGCCCAGCGGAGGGCTGTGACCGGCGCTTCTCCCGCTCGGACGAGCTAACCAGGCACATCCGAATCCACACGGGGCACAAGCCCTTCCAGTGTCGGATCTGCATGCGCAACTTCAGCCGCAGCGACCACCTCACTACCCACATCCGCACCCACACTGGCGAGAAGCCCTTTGCCTGTGATTACTGCGGCCGCAAGTTTGCCCGCAGTGATGAGAGGAAGCGCCACACCAAGATCCACCTGCGACAGAAGGAGCGTAAGAGCAGCGCGCCGTCCTCGGCGGGGCCGGCCGCCTCCAGCGCCTCGTGCAGCGGGGGCGCGCAGGCCGGGGGGACCCTgtgcagcggcagcagcagcactaTTGGTGGAGGGTCCCTCGGCCCTTGCTCGTCTCGGACCCGGACGCCCTGA
- the ADO gene encoding 2-aminoethanethiol dioxygenase → MPRENMASLIQRIARQACLTFRGSGGGRSSSDRCEAPGPEAPIQQGFPENLSKLKSLLTQVRAEDLNISPRKATLQPLRPNLPPVTYMHICETDGFSLGVFLLKSGTSIPLHDHPGMHGILKVLYGTVRISCMDKLEVGSGQRPRAPPPEQQFEPPLQPRERDAVQPGVLRSRAEYTEASGPCFLTPHRDNLHQIDAVDGPAAFLDILAPPYDPDDGRDCHYYRVLEPVRAKEASGSACDLPREVWLLETPQADDFWCEGEPYPGPKVFP, encoded by the coding sequence ATGCCCCGAGAAAACATGGCCTCCCTGATCCAACGGATCGCCCGCCAGGCGTGCCTCACCTTCCGGGGCAGCGGGGGCGGCCGCAGCTCTTCCGACCGCTGCGAGGCGCCAGGCCCGGAGGCGCCGATACAGCAGGGCTTCCCGGAGAACCTGAGCAAGCTGAAGAGCCTGCTGACCCAGGTCCGCGCGGAGGACCTGAACATCTCCCCGCGTAAGGCCACGCTGCAGCCGCTGCGGCCCAACCTGCCGCCCGTCACCTATATGCACATCTGCGAGACCGACGGCTTCAGCCTCGGCGTGTTCCTGCTGAAGAGCGGAACCTCCATCCCGCTGCACGACCACCCGGGCATGCACGGCATCCTCAAGGTGCTCTACGGGACCGTGCGCATCAGCTGCATGGACAAGCTGGAGGTGGGCAGCGGGCAGCGGCCGCGGGCCCCGCCACCAGAGCAGCAGTTCGAGCCGCCTCTGCAGCCCCGGGAGCGGGACGCGGTACAGCCGGGCGTGCTGCGCTCGCGGGCAGAGTACACTGAGGCCAGCGGCCCGTGCTTCCTCACGCCGCACCGGGACAACCTGCACCAGATCGACGCCGTGGACGGGCCCGCCGCCTTCCTGGACATCCTGGCCCCTCCCTACGACCCCGACGACGGCCGGGACTGCCACTATTACCGAGTGCTGGAGCCTGTCAGGGCCAAGGAGGCCTCCGGCTCGGCCTGTGACCTGCCCCGAGAAGTGTGGCTCCTGGAGACCCCGCAGGCCGATGACTTCTGGTGCGAGGGGGAGCCTTATCCCGGTCCCAAGGTCTTCCCTTGA